One genomic window of Angustibacter sp. Root456 includes the following:
- a CDS encoding HAD family hydrolase, with amino-acid sequence MSDWTPALVALDVDGTILDHDGELSDRVRSAVQAVAASGRHVVISTGRSLIATTPVLDRLSLTDGYAVTSNGAVTLRLDPSLDDGYELADVMTFDPREALTLLREHLPEAVYAVEDLGLGFRLTAPFPDGELIGTMSVVPFDELLEGPATRVVVRSPEHTPEQFLEIIERIGLHGGSYTVGWTAWLDIAPDGVSKAHGLQVVAEALGLAASDVLAVGDGRNDLEMFAWAGRSVAMGQAPPEVQDAADEVCADVYADGLADVLEQVLTEELP; translated from the coding sequence ACCACGACGGCGAGCTGAGCGACCGCGTGCGCTCGGCCGTGCAGGCGGTGGCGGCGTCCGGGCGGCACGTGGTGATCTCGACCGGACGCTCGCTCATCGCGACCACTCCGGTGCTCGACCGGCTCAGCCTCACCGACGGCTACGCCGTCACCAGCAACGGTGCGGTGACGCTGCGTCTCGACCCGTCGCTCGACGACGGCTACGAGCTCGCCGACGTCATGACGTTCGACCCGCGCGAGGCGCTGACGCTGCTGCGCGAGCACCTGCCCGAGGCGGTCTACGCCGTCGAGGACCTCGGCCTGGGCTTTCGGCTCACCGCGCCGTTCCCCGACGGCGAGCTGATCGGCACGATGAGCGTCGTGCCGTTCGACGAGCTGCTCGAGGGGCCGGCGACGCGCGTGGTGGTGCGCAGTCCCGAGCACACGCCCGAGCAGTTCCTCGAGATCATCGAGCGCATCGGCCTGCACGGCGGCAGCTACACCGTCGGCTGGACGGCCTGGCTCGACATCGCGCCCGACGGCGTGAGCAAGGCCCACGGGCTGCAGGTGGTGGCCGAGGCGCTGGGGCTGGCCGCGTCCGACGTCCTCGCAGTGGGTGACGGTCGAAACGACCTGGAGATGTTCGCCTGGGCCGGGCGCAGCGTGGCCATGGGCCAGGCGCCGCCGGAGGTGCAGGACGCGGCCGACGAGGTGTGCGCCGACGTCTACGCCGACGGGCTGGCCGACGTCCTGGAGCAGGTGCTCACCGAGGAGCTGCCGTGA